From a single Lolium rigidum isolate FL_2022 chromosome 7, APGP_CSIRO_Lrig_0.1, whole genome shotgun sequence genomic region:
- the LOC124673432 gene encoding probable amidase At4g34880 — protein sequence MALLAQASIAAHSVPAYPNSGNSCMNCSADMKDNIPAGGYVQFLKQDGLRGKKIGVPNGFFQGYGEAELRVYQQHLDTMRNHGAVVIENLDVAANLTALAVDIASNEFMAVRAEFKLSLNAYLADLSYSPVRSLADVIAFNNANPVQERLKDFGQRNLIAAENTHGIGSVERAAIRRLEELSANGLERLMKEQQLDAIVTPNSSASSLRAIGGHPGIVVPAGYGEQGVPFGICFSGLQGYEPRLIEIAYAFEQATNVRRAPMFKP from the exons ATGGCCTTGCTCGCGCAAGCGAGCATCGCCGCTCACTCGGTGCCTGCCTACCCCAACAGCGGCAACAGCTGCATGAACTGCAGTGCCGACATGAAG GACAACATCCCGGCTGGAGGGTACGTGCAGTTTTTGAAGCAAGATGGGCTGAGAGGCAAGAAAATCGGCGTCCCCAATGGCTTCTTCCAAGGATACGGGGAGGCGGAACTGAGGGTGTACCAGCAGCACCTCGACACAATGAG GAATCACGGGGCCGTGGTGATCGAGAACCTTGACGTGGCAGCCAATTTGACCGCTCTGGCGGTTGATATTGCTTCCAACGAGTTCATGGCAGTGCGGGCAGAGTTCAAGCTGAGTCTGAACGCGTACCTGGCAGATCTGAGCTACTCCCCGGTCCGCTCGCTTGCAGACGTCATAGCTTTCAACAATGCAAATCCTGTCCAG GAGAGGCTGAAAGATTTCGGACAGCGCAATCTTATCGCAGCGGAAAACACACATGGCATTGGATCTGTGGAGAGAGCTGCGATTCGACGGCTGGAGGAGCTGTCCGCTAATGGGCTTGAGAGGCTGATGAAGGAGCAGCAGCTGGACGCGATCGTGACGCCCAACAGCAGCGCCTCCAGCCTTCGCGCCATCGGCGGCCACCCCGGCATCGTTGTGCCCGCGGGGTATGGCGAGCAGGGAGTCCCATTCGGCATATGCTTCAGCGGGCTGCAGGGGTACGAACCCAGGCTGATCGAGATTGCTTATGCCTTCGAGCAAGCTACCAACGTGAGAAGGGCACCGATGTTCAAGCCCTAG